The following proteins come from a genomic window of Sulfoacidibacillus ferrooxidans:
- a CDS encoding MFS transporter, protein MDGKELFERLDHAKFNQFHLKSIFTTGMGVFTDGYDLSSIGIVLPLVLLSFGVKSLTGLESSLLAGSALIGAALGAIVFGLLANKGRKTFYGLDVLVLALASLAQSFVGNVPELIAVRFILGIGIGADYVLSPLIMGENANSQDRGKSIAIGFGLTWGIGATFAAILYMVLQAYHVPDALIWRIVLGFGAVPAASVIYLRRKLPETPRFLARMKGDLVGLQNVIAQVTGGSASEIVNRDELEDRQEASFYWAKNRKNIFTACVLWFLFDIVAYSGILFGPSLIAKGIGLTAGSFQLVMELAFTVPGAIVAILFIDRWGRKPLQVLGFVGMAAALGMFSMFKGEATTVPLIGLLLYGGQNLMSQVGPGSVSASGMLGIELAPTKIRSVVQGITVASGRLGASLTAFVFPALFRIWGEAVAIGFLATLAVIAAVLTLILLPETKQRALEETSRERSDSETSLPISIPTGT, encoded by the coding sequence ATGGATGGTAAGGAGCTCTTTGAAAGGCTCGATCATGCCAAGTTCAACCAATTTCACCTCAAGTCTATTTTTACGACAGGTATGGGGGTGTTCACGGACGGCTACGATTTATCTTCTATTGGTATCGTTCTACCCTTGGTACTACTCTCTTTTGGTGTCAAAAGTCTGACTGGTCTCGAAAGCTCCTTATTGGCAGGTAGTGCCCTTATCGGTGCTGCTTTAGGTGCCATTGTCTTTGGATTGCTTGCAAACAAAGGGCGTAAAACGTTTTATGGTCTTGACGTGTTAGTCCTTGCTTTGGCTTCCTTAGCGCAGTCATTTGTCGGAAACGTACCTGAATTGATCGCTGTGAGATTCATTTTAGGAATAGGAATTGGAGCAGATTACGTACTCTCGCCTTTAATTATGGGTGAAAACGCGAATTCTCAAGACCGCGGAAAAAGTATCGCGATTGGTTTCGGACTAACATGGGGAATTGGAGCTACCTTTGCAGCCATTCTGTACATGGTTTTGCAAGCTTATCACGTACCAGATGCACTCATTTGGAGAATTGTTTTAGGTTTCGGGGCGGTACCTGCTGCTTCCGTCATATACTTACGCCGAAAATTGCCTGAGACTCCACGGTTCTTGGCAAGAATGAAGGGGGATCTTGTGGGATTACAAAATGTTATCGCACAAGTTACTGGTGGGTCGGCGAGTGAGATAGTTAATCGAGACGAATTAGAAGATCGACAAGAAGCAAGTTTCTACTGGGCTAAAAATCGCAAAAATATTTTTACGGCTTGTGTGCTTTGGTTCCTGTTCGACATTGTCGCTTATTCAGGCATACTTTTTGGGCCTTCACTCATTGCAAAGGGAATCGGTCTGACCGCTGGGAGCTTTCAATTGGTCATGGAACTCGCATTTACCGTGCCGGGAGCAATTGTTGCAATTTTATTCATTGACCGTTGGGGTCGTAAGCCGCTTCAAGTTTTGGGGTTTGTAGGCATGGCTGCTGCATTGGGCATGTTTAGTATGTTTAAGGGCGAAGCAACTACAGTACCATTAATAGGGTTATTACTATACGGTGGACAAAATTTGATGTCTCAAGTCGGTCCAGGTTCCGTGTCCGCTTCAGGCATGCTTGGGATTGAGTTGGCACCGACTAAAATTCGCAGCGTTGTCCAAGGCATTACTGTCGCTTCTGGGCGCCTTGGTGCATCATTGACTGCCTTTGTCTTCCCTGCACTGTTTCGAATCTGGGGAGAAGCAGTGGCTATTGGATTTTTAGCCACCTTAGCCGTCATTGCCGCAGTCCTTACTTTGATACTCTTACCTGAAACAAAGCAACGGGCGCTCGAAGAGACTTCAAG